The Pelagibacterium halotolerans B2 genome has a segment encoding these proteins:
- a CDS encoding carbohydrate ABC transporter permease: MTSAVSASGTVEPSGTWNRLSIGQKRLIWVWTFLALPVVFYVVIRFYPTVQAFWLSFTDWDLLRPAQFIGIENYTKLYNDPLFWQVFRNTFAYLIIGTPISLVISFAVAYYLDRVRFMHGFIRALYFLPFLTTAAAMAWVWRWFYQPPPIGIINGFLGVTGLPAQPFLRSTEQALPAIMVTAIWAGLGFQIIIFMAGLRAIPQTYYEAARIDGLGEWAILRKITLPLLKPTTVFLVVFSSIGFLRIFDQVYNMTSNDPGGPLNTTKPLVLMIYQTAFSSFNMGYAAAQTVVLFTILLIVSLLQLWVLRTR, from the coding sequence ATGACTTCGGCAGTATCGGCAAGTGGCACCGTGGAGCCATCAGGGACCTGGAACCGGCTCAGCATCGGACAAAAGCGGCTGATCTGGGTCTGGACCTTCCTGGCTCTGCCCGTGGTATTTTATGTCGTTATCCGTTTTTATCCCACGGTACAGGCTTTCTGGCTCTCGTTCACCGATTGGGACCTGCTACGCCCGGCCCAATTCATCGGCATCGAGAACTACACAAAGCTGTATAACGATCCCCTGTTCTGGCAGGTGTTCCGCAATACATTCGCTTATCTGATTATCGGCACGCCGATCAGCCTCGTCATCTCGTTTGCGGTTGCCTATTATCTCGACCGCGTGCGCTTTATGCACGGCTTCATCCGCGCGCTTTATTTTCTCCCGTTCCTGACCACGGCTGCAGCAATGGCCTGGGTTTGGCGCTGGTTTTACCAACCCCCGCCAATCGGCATCATCAACGGCTTTTTGGGCGTCACCGGCCTGCCGGCGCAGCCCTTCCTGCGATCCACCGAACAGGCCCTACCCGCTATCATGGTCACCGCGATATGGGCGGGGCTGGGGTTCCAGATCATCATATTCATGGCTGGCCTGAGGGCCATTCCTCAAACCTACTACGAGGCCGCACGTATCGACGGGCTGGGCGAATGGGCGATCCTGCGCAAGATCACGCTTCCATTGCTCAAGCCGACGACTGTGTTCCTCGTCGTCTTTTCCTCGATCGGCTTTCTGCGGATTTTCGATCAGGTTTACAACATGACAAGCAATGACCCCGGCGGGCCGCTCAATACAACAAAGCCCCTGGTTCTCATGATTTACCAGACTGCATTTTCTTCCTTCAACATGGGCTATGCGGCGGCGCAGACGGTGGTGCTCTTTACCATCCTTCTCATCGTTTCCCTGCTTCAGCTCTGGGTTCTGAGGACGCGCTGA
- a CDS encoding carbohydrate ABC transporter permease, with product MTATAATNTELRLNSASIRPGRVLTWTLLFIGGVLMITPLLFMFSTSLKTAGQVYDLRLIPAAPTFDNYLKVLSDGRFMRWFFNSTLVAVCVTLSNVFFDSLVGYTLAKFQFRGRYLIFIAILSTLMIPTEMLVIPWYLMSAQLGWIDSYWGIMFPGMMTAFGTFLMKQFFETVPDDFLEAARVDGLNEFTIWWKIAMPMVAPAISALAIFTFLGNWTAFFWPLIVTNSRELYTLPVGLSSFAVEQSIQWEMIMTGAALATIPTLLVFLVLQRYIVRGVMLAGLKG from the coding sequence ATGACTGCCACCGCTGCCACGAACACCGAACTCAGGCTCAACAGCGCCTCCATCCGTCCGGGCCGGGTCCTGACCTGGACACTGCTGTTTATCGGCGGGGTGCTGATGATAACGCCCCTGCTCTTCATGTTTTCAACGTCACTGAAGACGGCCGGACAGGTTTACGACCTGAGGTTGATTCCGGCAGCACCCACTTTCGACAATTACCTGAAGGTGCTTTCGGACGGGCGCTTCATGCGCTGGTTCTTCAATTCCACGCTGGTTGCAGTCTGCGTGACCCTATCGAACGTCTTTTTCGACTCGCTGGTCGGCTACACTCTGGCCAAATTCCAGTTCCGCGGGCGCTACCTGATCTTCATCGCCATCCTATCTACCCTGATGATCCCCACCGAAATGCTGGTGATCCCGTGGTATCTGATGAGCGCGCAACTGGGCTGGATCGACAGCTATTGGGGCATCATGTTCCCGGGCATGATGACGGCCTTCGGCACATTCCTGATGAAGCAATTCTTCGAAACGGTGCCTGACGATTTCCTCGAAGCGGCGCGGGTCGACGGGCTGAACGAATTCACCATCTGGTGGAAGATCGCCATGCCCATGGTGGCGCCTGCAATATCCGCCTTGGCGATCTTTACCTTCCTTGGAAACTGGACGGCTTTTTTCTGGCCGCTCATCGTCACCAACAGCCGCGAGCTCTACACGTTGCCGGTTGGACTTTCGAGCTTTGCCGTCGAGCAATCGATCCAATGGGAAATGATCATGACCGGCGCCGCGCTGGCCACCATTCCCACCCTTTTGGTGTTCCTCGTCCTGCAGCGTTACATCGTGCGCGGTGTGATGCTTGCCGGTTTGAAGGGCTGA
- the argH gene encoding argininosuccinate lyase: MASMRDTSVFPDPVYKETVLRPLFDGAKDHHADGFRAIDRAHLVMLAETGILTRQQASSIARALVAIDDEIDLDTLVYTGEVEDFFFLIEKNLKARLGPDLAGRLHTSRSRNDIDHTLFKLGLKPRTEMLLEKMRVLLDAVLSTAEREAETLIVAYTHGQPAQPTTFGHYLGAMAEVLIRDIEKVESAIEVIDLSPMGAAAITTSGFPIDRERVAELLGFARPLENSYGCIASVDYITGIYGAMALSFLHLGRPIQDFQVWSSFEVGQLYVPNALVQISSIMPQKRNPVPIEHLRHLASQTYGRAKAMLDIMHNTPFTDMNDSEGESQAMGYQVFDAAYRVLDLFTALIAQVSINPERVDINTKRSCITITELADSLVRLEDLSFRQAHEVSAAVAKAVVAADGSLVEDGYAPFASAFEAATGRASTLSPERFAELVSARHFVSVRDRLGGPAPTALRASLGRYRQKLRGFFDQAARRTETLKSAHKELNDKFNALLGAA, encoded by the coding sequence ATGGCCTCAATGAGAGATACGAGCGTTTTTCCCGATCCCGTTTACAAGGAGACCGTGCTGCGCCCGCTTTTCGACGGCGCCAAGGATCATCACGCCGACGGGTTCAGGGCCATCGACAGGGCGCATCTGGTCATGCTGGCCGAAACCGGCATCCTCACACGCCAACAAGCGTCCTCGATCGCAAGAGCACTGGTTGCCATAGATGACGAGATCGATCTCGACACTCTCGTTTATACCGGCGAGGTCGAAGACTTCTTCTTCCTGATCGAAAAGAATCTCAAGGCCCGCCTCGGTCCCGATCTGGCCGGGCGACTGCACACCTCCCGGTCGCGCAACGACATCGATCACACGCTGTTCAAGCTCGGGCTCAAGCCGCGCACCGAGATGCTGCTCGAAAAGATGCGGGTCCTGCTCGATGCCGTTCTTTCGACGGCAGAGCGTGAAGCCGAAACGCTGATCGTTGCCTACACGCACGGGCAGCCGGCCCAGCCGACGACCTTCGGGCATTATCTGGGCGCCATGGCCGAGGTGCTGATCCGCGATATCGAAAAAGTGGAATCCGCGATCGAGGTGATCGATCTTTCGCCCATGGGAGCGGCAGCCATCACCACTTCGGGCTTCCCCATCGACCGCGAGCGGGTGGCCGAGTTGCTCGGGTTTGCCCGTCCGCTGGAAAATTCCTATGGCTGTATTGCGTCGGTCGATTACATCACCGGCATTTATGGCGCGATGGCGCTCAGCTTTCTCCATCTGGGGCGCCCCATCCAGGATTTTCAGGTCTGGTCGAGCTTTGAGGTGGGCCAGCTCTACGTGCCCAATGCGCTGGTCCAGATTTCATCGATCATGCCGCAAAAGCGCAATCCGGTGCCCATCGAGCACCTGCGCCACCTGGCCAGCCAGACCTATGGCCGCGCCAAGGCGATGCTCGATATCATGCACAACACGCCTTTTACCGACATGAACGACAGCGAGGGGGAAAGCCAGGCCATGGGCTATCAGGTGTTCGATGCCGCCTATCGCGTGCTCGACCTTTTCACCGCGCTGATCGCGCAGGTCTCGATCAACCCCGAACGGGTGGATATCAACACCAAGCGCTCCTGCATTACCATCACCGAATTGGCCGACAGTCTCGTCCGACTCGAAGATCTGTCTTTCCGGCAGGCACATGAAGTCTCGGCAGCCGTGGCAAAGGCGGTGGTCGCGGCGGACGGCTCACTTGTCGAGGATGGGTATGCGCCCTTTGCGTCCGCATTTGAAGCGGCAACCGGGAGGGCTTCGACCCTTTCACCCGAACGATTTGCCGAACTGGTCTCGGCGCGGCATTTCGTTTCGGTCCGCGACCGGCTCGGCGGCCCGGCGCCCACCGCGCTGCGTGCCTCCCTTGGTCGATATCGCCAGAAGCTCAGAGGGTTCTTCGATCAGGCGGCCCGGCGCACCGAAACGCTGAAAAGCGCGCACAAAGAACTCAACGATAAATTCAATGCACTTTTAGGAGCGGCGTGA
- a CDS encoding ABC transporter ATP-binding protein: MAEIQLEGLVKRYGKVTAVHGIDLEIADGEFVVFVGPSGCGKSTTLRMIAGLEEISGGVLKIGDTIVNQYEPKQRNIAMVFQNYAIYPHMTVGQNIGFGLYTSKLSKAEKQQRIAEAGKILGLEDLLERRPAALSGGQRQRVAIGRAMVRDPAAFLFDEPLSNLDAQLRSQMRIEIKRLHQRLGTTIVYVTHDQIEAMTMADRIVVMRDGLILQVGTPTELYESPIDVFTARFIGSPSMNLIDGTASGDGLTAAGAKIKGTLPATGSGNVLVGVRPHDLLVGEAPDNAALAFEGKVTAVEPLGSETLVHLDIAGSSAIATAPSKLLPAVDSIVTAWAAPGSLYLFDAESEKALGRL, encoded by the coding sequence ATGGCAGAAATCCAGTTGGAAGGCCTTGTAAAGCGCTATGGCAAGGTGACCGCCGTTCATGGCATCGACCTCGAAATCGCCGATGGCGAGTTCGTTGTCTTTGTCGGGCCATCGGGCTGCGGGAAATCGACGACCCTGCGCATGATTGCCGGGCTCGAGGAAATCTCCGGCGGCGTGCTCAAGATCGGTGACACCATCGTCAACCAGTACGAACCCAAGCAGCGCAACATCGCCATGGTGTTCCAGAACTATGCGATATATCCCCACATGACGGTGGGTCAGAATATCGGGTTCGGGCTTTATACCTCCAAACTTTCCAAGGCTGAAAAGCAGCAACGCATTGCCGAAGCCGGCAAGATATTGGGGCTCGAGGATCTGCTCGAACGCCGTCCGGCGGCACTCTCGGGCGGGCAACGCCAGCGCGTCGCTATCGGGCGCGCCATGGTGCGCGATCCGGCCGCGTTCCTCTTCGACGAGCCACTGTCCAACCTCGACGCACAATTGCGCTCGCAGATGCGCATCGAGATCAAGCGCCTGCACCAGCGGCTTGGAACGACCATCGTCTATGTCACGCACGACCAGATCGAAGCCATGACAATGGCCGACCGGATCGTTGTGATGCGCGATGGGCTGATCCTTCAAGTCGGCACGCCGACCGAGCTTTACGAGAGTCCGATCGATGTTTTCACAGCGCGGTTCATCGGCAGTCCGTCCATGAATCTCATCGATGGAACGGCCTCGGGGGACGGCCTGACGGCCGCAGGCGCCAAGATCAAAGGCACATTACCAGCGACCGGCTCGGGCAATGTCCTAGTCGGTGTGAGACCTCATGACCTGCTGGTGGGAGAGGCGCCGGACAATGCTGCCCTGGCATTCGAGGGCAAGGTGACCGCCGTTGAGCCTTTGGGCTCGGAAACGCTTGTGCATCTCGATATAGCCGGATCCTCGGCGATCGCCACCGCGCCAAGCAAGCTTTTGCCAGCGGTCGACAGCATCGTTACGGCCTGGGCCGCGCCGGGCAGTCTTTATCTTTTCGACGCCGAGAGCGAAAAAGCCCTGGGGCGTCTATGA